Within Bacillus sp. Marseille-Q1617, the genomic segment AGGTTTGCCCTTGCAGAAAATTCGACAAGTGGCTCAATTATTAGGAAACTGGCGCAATTATCCGAACGCCGGCACGATTATTAAAAGGGACGCTGGATTTTCCGTGAGGATAGGGCAGAAAAAGGTACGGGAGCAGATTTTTTCTTCAAAATTGCTCTGCCAAGCTCACTTTTCATTTAAAAGTGTGAATCAGGCCCATTTATTTGGCGCCCGGTTCCTAACATTCTTATATTAGCGCCCGGGCACTTTTTTTACGGTTTGAGGATGACCTTGATGCAGTCGTCTTCCTTTTTATTGAACAGCTCGTAGCCTTTTGCTGCATCCTCAAGTTTGAGTTTGTGTGTGATGATGGAGGTGGAATCGATTTCATTGTTGACGACTTGTTTATAGAGGGGTTCCATGTAGCCCCTGGCATGTGCCTGGCCCATTTTCAGCGTAATGTTCCTGGAGAAGAATGCTCCGAGGGGGAACATGTTATAAAGCCCTCCGTAAACGCCTGTCAATTGAACGGTCCCGCACTTACGGACCGCTTTGGTCGCGATTTGAATAGGTCCGATCGTCCCGCCCTGCAGTTTTAGTTTTTGTTCTACAAATTCGAGGGGTGATTTTTTACCGTCCATCCCGACGCAATCGATCACCACATCTGCTCCGCCTTTGGTCAATTCCTTCAAGGTTTCCCCCATGTCGTCGTATTGGGTGAAATCAAAGGTTTCGGTGCTGTTCATCTTTTTGGAGTGTTGAAGCCGGTAGTCGAAGTAATCGACTGCTATCACTCGTTCAGCGCCTTTTTTCCATGCGAACTGCTGGGCCATCAATCCGACCGGTCCGCATCCGAGCACGATAACGGTATCCCCTTTTTTGACGCCGGCATTCTCTACACTCCAATAGGCAGTGGGCATTACATCTGAAAGCATGAGAAGCTGCTCGTCCTCTAACTCACAATCTGACGGTACGAGAAAGGGGGTGTAGTTCCCATAAGGGACTCTCAGGTATTCCGCCTGCCCGCCGGGATAATTGCCGAATTTCTCCGAGTAGCCGAATAGTCCGCCGGAATCGTAATGGGGATTGGAATTGTCGCACTGGCTTTCTAAATGGTGATTGCAATAGTGACACGTTCCGCAGGCGACCGTGAAGGGAATGATCACCCGGTCTCCTTTTTTCACTTTCGTTACGTCGTGACCGACCTCTTCGACGATCCCCATTGGCTCATGGCCGATGACATAGCCGATGGGGAGGGGGAAATTCCCTTGGTACAAGTGCAGATCGGAGCCGCAGATAGCGGTCGACGTAATCCTCACAATGACATCTTGCGGATCTTCTATACGCGGATCATCCACCTTCTTGACGGCCACTGAATTCTTTCCTTGATAGGTTACAGCTTTCATGATTAATTCCTCCAATTCAATCTCTATCCGTTTTCTCATGACCGCAGGTTTTAGAATACGAAATAAGGCACTCTTAA encodes:
- a CDS encoding zinc-dependent alcohol dehydrogenase, which translates into the protein MKAVTYQGKNSVAVKKVDDPRIEDPQDVIVRITSTAICGSDLHLYQGNFPLPIGYVIGHEPMGIVEEVGHDVTKVKKGDRVIIPFTVACGTCHYCNHHLESQCDNSNPHYDSGGLFGYSEKFGNYPGGQAEYLRVPYGNYTPFLVPSDCELEDEQLLMLSDVMPTAYWSVENAGVKKGDTVIVLGCGPVGLMAQQFAWKKGAERVIAVDYFDYRLQHSKKMNSTETFDFTQYDDMGETLKELTKGGADVVIDCVGMDGKKSPLEFVEQKLKLQGGTIGPIQIATKAVRKCGTVQLTGVYGGLYNMFPLGAFFSRNITLKMGQAHARGYMEPLYKQVVNNEIDSTSIITHKLKLEDAAKGYELFNKKEDDCIKVILKP